The genomic window atactccagagatgcactcactattctgctggcactgtgtacatacattacttatcctgtactgatcctgagttacatcctgtattatactccagtgctgcactcactattctgctggtgtagtcactgtgtacatacattacttatcctgtactgatcctgagatacagcatgtattatactccagagctgcactcactattctgctggtgcagtcactgtgtacatacattacttatcctgtactgatcctgagttacatcctgtattatactccagagctgcactcactattctgctggtgcagtcactgtgtacatacattacttatcctgtactgatcctgagttacatcctgtattatactccagagctgtactcactattctgctggtgcagtcactgtgtacatacattacttatcctgtactgatcctgagttacatcctgtattatactccagagctgcactcactattctgctggtgcagtcactgtgtacatacattatttatcctgtactgatcctgaattacatcctgtattatactccagagctgtactcactattctgctagtgcagtcactgtgtacatgcattatttatcctgtacttatcctgagttacatcctgtattatactccagagctgtactcactattctgctggtgcagtcactgtgtacatacattacttatcctgtactgatcctgagttacatcctgtattatactccagagctgtactcactattctgctggtgcagtcactgtgtacatacattatttatcctgtacttatcctgagttacatcctgtattatactccagagctgtactcactattctgctggtgcactcactgtgtacatacattacttatcctgtactgatccggagttacatcctgtattatactccagagctgcactcactattctgctggtgcagtcactgtgtacatacattacttatcctgtactgatcctgagttacatcctgtattatactccagagctgtactcactattctgctggtgcagtcactgtgtacatacattacttatcctgtactgatcctgagttacatcctgtattctactccagagctgtactcactattctgctggtgcactcactgtgtacatacattacttatcctgtactgatccggagttacatcctgtattatactccagagctgcactcactattctgctggtgcagtcactgtgtacatacattatttatcctgtacttatcctgagttacatcctgtattatactccagagctgtactcactattctgctggtgcactcactgtgtacatacattacttatcctgtactgatccggagttacatcctgtattatactccagagctgcactcactattatgctggtgcagtcactgtgtacatacattacttatcctgtactgatcctgagttacatcttgtattctactccagagctgcactcactattatgctggtgcagtcactgtgtacatacattacttatcctgtactgatcctgagttacatcttgtattctactccagagctgcactcactattctgctggtgcagtcactgtgtacatacattatttatcctgtactgatcctgagatacatcctgtattatactctagagctgcactcactattctgctggtgcagtcactgtgtacatacattatttatcctgtactgatcctgagatacatcctgtattatactctagagctgcactcactattctgctggtgcagtcactgtgtacatacattacttatcctgtactgaacctgagttacatcctgtattatactccagagctgtactcactattctgctggtgcagtcactgtgtacatacattacttatcctgtactgaacctgagttacatcctgtattatactccagagctgcactcactattctgctggtgcagtctctgtgtacatacattacttatcctgtactgatcctgagttacatcctgtattatactctagagctgcactcactattctgctagtgcagtcactgtgtacatacattacttatcctgtactgatcctgagatacatcctgtattatacttcagagctgcactcgctaagTAGTTAGGGGTTACCATTCGTGCTGCAGCTCACCTGTGGGAACAGAGGCCTCTCCTCTCTTTTGAACTTTAGGCAATTTGCTAGAAGCCTTTTCATGGCTTTGGGGCTGGCGTTAGAGACTTGAGTGAGGTCAGGGCTGAGGTAACCATGGCCAACCATGAAAATGATCTGTAGAGGGATGAAAAGCAGTTAATAATGCTGCTGCGCTTTAGACAAAGGGTTCTGcaaactgcaactcccatcagGCCCTGAAACCCACAGCAGTTGAAGACCCAATGACCTTCTAAAGAAGGACTACTAGTCCCAGAAGCCCCTGCTGGTCACCTGGTCTCTGTTGTTGATATTTGCATATGGTAGTAGTCCGGCCATCAGCTCGTACAGCACCACCCCGTAGGCGTAGACGTCGGACTGGAAGCTGTACGGACTGTTCTCCTGCATCATTAATACTTCTGGGGCCTGGAAAATAAAACGCAATGATCGGCACCAGAGCGAGGGATTATACCGGGCCACAAAGCGGACTGCAGAACTCACCATCCATAGGATGGAACCACTCGGCTGCTTCACCTGCTGAGATCCGCTCCACCTTGTCTTCACCGTGGCCAACCCGAAATCACCAATCTTCACAGTGAGCCCCTCGTGCAGGAAGACATCTTAATGTTCGGTTAAGGATGAAACTTGAGTAAATAGAGGAGGGGTCCTCATTCAGGATCTGGCTATATAGAGCGTCTCTCTCTTTGGAGGACCCAACCCGACCATACATTACACAGTCATTTAGATTTCTTTACCCCTGTTAAGCCATATggcataaaaatatttatattttaatactggCTTTTTCGGATGTGGTAAATTTTTATACTTTtcatataaatttttatttatttttttacttcattaaccacttcagccccgctagctgaaacccccttaatgaccaggccactttttacacttctgcactgcactactttcaccgtttatcgctcggtcatgcaacttaccacccaaatgaattttacctccttttcttctcactaatagagctttcatttggtggtatttcattgctgctgacatttttactttttttgttattaatcaaaatgtaacgatttttttgcaaaaaaatgacatttttcactttcagttgtaaaattttgcaaaaaaaccgacatccatatataaatttttggctaaatttattgttctacatgtctttgataaaaaaaaataatggtttgggtaaaagttatagcgtttacaaactatggtacaaaagtgtgaatttccgcattttgaagcagctctgactttctgagcacctgtcatgtttcctgaggttctacaatgcccagacagtagaaaaaccccacaaatggccccattttggaaagaagacaccccaaggtattttctcacaaagtctccctttccgctaacttgggacaaaaatttcaatctttcatggactcaatatgcccctcacggaataccttggggtgtcttctttccgaaatggggtcacatgtggggtatttatactgccctggcattttaggggccctaaagcgtgagaagaagtctggaatataaatgtctaaaaatttttacgcatttggattccgtgaggggtatggcgagttcatgtgagattttattttttgacacaagttagtggaatataagacttggtaagaaaaaacaaaaacaaacaaaaaatttccgctaacttgggcccaaaaaaatgtctgaatggagccttacagggggtgatcaatgacagggaggtgatcagggagtctatatggggtgatcacccccctgtcattgatcacccccctgtaaggctccattcagacgtccgtatgatttttacggatccacggatacatggatcggatccacaaaacacatacggacgtctgaatggagccttacaggggggtgatcaatgacagggggtgatcagggagtctatatgggtgatcaccccctgtcattgatcacccccctgtaaggctccattcagacgtctgtatgtgttttgtggatccgatccatgtatccgtggatccgtaaaaatcatacggacgtctgaatggagccttacaggggggttatcaatgacagggggtgatcagggaatctatatgggtgatcacctccctgtcattgatcacccccctgtaaggctccattcagacgtccgtacgtgttttgcggatccgatccatgtatccgtggatccgaaaaatcatacggacgtctgaatggagccttacaggggggtgatcaatgacaggggggtgatcagggaatctatatgggtgatcacccccttgtaattgatcacccccctgtaaggctccattcagacgtccgtatgcattttgcagatccgatccatgtatccgaaaaatcatacggacgtctgaatggagccttacaggggggtgatcaatgacaggggggtgatcagggaatctatatgggtgatcacccccttgtaattgatcacccccctgtaaggctccattcagacgtccgtatgcattttgcggatccgatccatgtatccgaaaaatcatacggacgtctgaatggagccttacaagggggtgattaatgacaggggggtgatcagggagtctatatggggtgatcatgggttcataaggggttaataagtgacgggggggggggggggggggtgtagtgtagtgtttggtgctacttattactgacctacctgtgtcctctggtggtcgatccaaacaaaagggacaccagaggaccaggtagcggaATATCAGactctgttatcaaaacagcgtctaatatacctgttaggggttaaaaaaatcacatctccagcctgccagcgaacgatccactcgcttaccttctgatactgtgaacacgcgcgcctgtgtgcgtgcgttcacagcaAATCACGGCTCTtggcgagatgacgcatatatgcgtgactctgcgcagagctgccacctccggaacgcgaatctgcgttaggcggtccggaggtggttaaagtcacCCTAGGAGACTATAACATGCAATTACTAGATTGCCATTCGTATTTCTATCCATTACAGAATACTGAATTCAGTACAGCATATTCCAATGCAGCGCTGCCACCTTCAGGCCAGCACTGCGATATGCTAGTAATCGGAGGCTCTGGCCTATTACTGCGGTGGAATgcattccccgatctcagccagggGAAGGCGTCCTGGGATGAGAATCCGGTTTTAGTGCTCTCAGATGCAGtgctcacatttgaccacagcatctcaggggttaaatgtctgtgatcgacATTACTGCTGTTCGCAGACATTAGCaatgggtctctgctgtttaaaaGAGCAGAAACCCGGTGGTTATGGCTCCATTTTAAAGACACGACCTGGGAGGGGCTAAGAACAATGTGTCGAAAAGTAAAAACCTCTTTCTGGAGTGGAAGGATACTATTGGATTTCAGATCACGATGTATGATATTCTTGGCATGGAGGTAGCTAAAAAAAAAGAGAGCAAAATAGTGGAAAATTACTGCCAAATATGCACAAAAGCCACAGATAATCCAAAAAGAACCACAAATCAAACATAGAAACTCTCCTGGCACcaagcagacccagatcagctctgcaagGTTATAATTACAGCCAGCCACCAGGTGGTGCTTCATCACCCACAATCAATGCCACCCAGTCTTCTCTATACACTGCCGGGTAAAGGGAAGTTTATGACCTGGATCTAGGAGGAGGAATTGGGGGGAGCGGGAGAGACCATCTTTAGGTCAGATTGTGGTAAGGGGGTTGTTACTTACTCCATCCCCTGCGCCGTTTGTCGCGCGATGTCAATCAACTGGAAAACATCAAACCGTGTCTCTATGACGTGTAGAAGGCGGTAGAGGCTGCTCCACTCGCACCACTGCGTGATTATGGCGTAGGGTTTTGTCATGTAGCCCATAAAGAGCAGGATGTTGACGTGACGTGTTTTCCTGTAAGGAGGGGGGAGCAGTTAGCTGTGTAGACAGACGCCGTTACTTTTGGGGGGTCTCTCCCAGGAAGCACCCCCTGCCCTCACCTGAGAACTTGCATCTCGCTCTTGAAGGCCTGGATTTGTTCTGCGGTGGGATTGATCACCTTGAGGATCTTGACGGCCACGTCGCCGTGCCACTTGCCTTTGTACACCGTGCCGAAAGATCCCGTGCCGATGCGTTTCAGTAACATCACCTCACTGGAGTCGACCTCCCAGTAGTAGTTGAAGTCCTGGTAGCCCAGCTGTTTCTACAAGAGAACGGACGGAACCGGTGTAATGACATAATAGAAGTCACCAGCTCCCAGTGAAGTCACCCAAGCTGCCACCCCACCAAGATGGGGCCCTTGAAGTGGTGGCAGTGCTTGCCCGGGCGCCTCGGTCCCATCAAACAGCTAATGGGTGGGGGTGTCGAGAGTTAGACCCCAACTGGTCAGATATTTGTGGCCTAAGCTATGATGAATATCAATAGGTCTGATGGAAAACAAGGGCCAGTAACCCCCTGGGCACAGTAGCCCTGACTACCTCCGTGCCCCTCAAATCTTCAGGAGGCCCTCATCAATCACTCACCACTTTCTTCTTATCATCAGATGACGATGTCCTCTGGTCTCTCAGGGCCTCCACAGGTGGTGACTTGCTACCAACGATGGAGTCGGTTTGGGGCGTTCCCTCCTCGGCTGAAAACACAAGACGCAATGTTATACATCGGCAGAAGGGGGCGCCGGCGAGGTCTACAGGACAGGTAGTAGAAGACGGATAACTCACGAGAGGTGGTGGCGGCGGCGATCCTTAAGGCTTCCTGTCGGAGAAGAAGAGCAGGGTTACACTGAAGGGTCTTACAATATACTTTGGGGGAGTCTGCTCCTtatattgggggggagggggttaggGAGCCGGGGGGATATTACAGGATGCCCCAAAACATTTCAGTATAATAATTTATCACTTCTAGATAAGTatgaaaaacgagatttttgtataacttaccagtaaaatctctttctcgctctttccttgggggacacagaagaccttgggtatagctcatctccataggaggcgtgacactaagtgaaaactgttaagcccctcctccacagctataccctcagcctggagagagaggctgccagttgcgtgtccaagtagtgaaaaaaggcaaagtccaaaagtggaaccaacaagccaactacccaacgggtaaaacaactcggaaaccgtgtagagaaaaacaaagaatgggtgggtgctgtgtcccccaaggaaagagcgagaaagagattttactggtaagttatacaaaaatctcgttttctcgcccagtttccttgggggacacagaagaccttgggacgttcaaaagcagtccaaaagggggagggaccacagcaccaaggcgaagcacccgaaggcatcaagaaaccgccgcccgcagaccaggcggcccaaggcagcacctgccgaagccagagtatgcaccctgtagaacgctGTAAGGCAGACCAGTGACCGCCTCGCACAGACGCATGGCCGAAGccaaatgcctccggcccaggaggcaccgacaactctggtgaaatgaacggagacaccaaaagcagaaccctgcccttggtgcggtaaccacagcaataaccacagtgagaaagcggaggaaagccaccccgGAGGCCACCAACCCGTTGCGCGGACCTCCTAGAAAACCAAGTGACCTAACGTCGACAAGagcggagatctccaagtaaaaaccgcaaggcccaaacaaATCCCAAATCGGAagaagtgtccgttcccgggggtgggaaggggaggacgaaaGCCTCGTCaaaatgaaagacaaacaccaccttcagaaggaaggaagagacgggatggagaacagccctgtcctgaggaaagagaaggcccggaacaagaagggccgccacccaggcacccgccagagacacgacggctacggaaacataaccgtacaggacagaaggagtagagagaacttctgtaacggctccaagggaaagattggagTGCCAAGAGCCCAGTATGCAATGCCCAGGGCGGTACCCAGGGGCAGTACAAGGGAACCCCAAAGCCGCTCCATGGAAGAGGGtcctgacaggcccagagggccggggaacgctgaaaggggaaggacagcgctgacacttgacacttcaagcaacagagtcccagtcccagatctaggtcggactggagaaagacagaaccattaggagcgaacactagcgagcccgcaagagtcgcctgggcaagcgggtgaAAACCCAATGCGAACAGGCGCAGACCCGTAACACGGGCAGAACGGTCGGcaaaaactggtcccgtcggcccccgagcaacgttgtcctgtaaccacccggagtgggggagcagaaggacagacggaaaggaaccgaagggtccgcccagcaaccgccaggacaagacaggctaaagtccatgtcgatgtagccaccacaggaagacgtcctacagtcccggtgtgggagatctaatGACAATCTCGACCGAATGGGGGTTCCTCCCAAGTTACAGCCagagtgaacaagggagacagtacgaggccaagaggaacatcagaaccatccacatgaacaaccaagctctccccagaggggagggcagtgaaggaaccgcCACTGAAGCGCGGCCGGGGCAAAAGCCACACCGGAGGGAGCCGAGCCGAACCGAGCGGGAGCCAAGCAGAGCCGGCGagaaaaggcagtcgagacagaggccggcataacaccctccaaccgaaaggaggagtgggcaacagggaagccataggacagctcaaaggcagaaccCCGCTCACTGAGACGCCCGGTTCACTGCCACGCAGAAGGCgagtaccctgaagaacccaaggtggaggtcctacggacctgggtaagcgagcacccaagagaagctgGGTGACCATCCCGAGAAAAGCGGCCCGAACCCGGTAGCGGACCAGCCTGAAGCGCAGAGGGGGCGCCAAAAGAAAAGACTCATACTGCACGacacccgaagaggaggaaacagTAGCAGGCGAGGGAACAGCAGCCCCGCCAGAGCCAACGCCGAAATCGAGTGGCACTGCAAACGGCACTCTCGACCCAGTGACCACTTGCGCCGGGAAGCGAGTGCACGGGAGAACGAAAGGGCACCTATCAaagaaccacgaacactccccaggtggaaaggccaacggacatggtggatgccgaccaacgggaccacaatatacaggccaaaccagagaacgagcaccacccagctcggcgaAGTAGAGAGCAGTAGAGCCCATCTACTCATATCTAAAGAATACACCTTTGAATACAATGGCATTCTTTTAATGCTTGTATGACAGCACCCAAGggttatacaggtggacagaatgatctcttTAGAGAAGAGCGCAAGGCCCGTGACAAGCACCACATCCCAAGAGAAAAAAAGGGAATGTCGCAGGAGGaagtgaggcatacgtacgagcagccccgcaagcagtgagaaggccaacccacctatgggaggagaaggcatacacggcccaaacaacggacagagcgcaccagaaataccgctcactgcaaaaaaatagtcacccagtgaaggggatcagccacagagtccaacagtatcaacggaagtgcaaagtgcaacctgaaagggagttatgcacaagacatCAGTATGGCATGCGATGGAAACGCAGGCAGGCCCCCCAGAAAAGGGGGAAACgtatctggcaacactgcagctggTAAGAATGCAAAGGCCCGTCCCAAAGGGGGGATGCCCAAGGCCAGTAACAACTTCAGAGAAGTAGAACATACCATAGTCTGCCCAGAAGGTGACCAATCACATGGCCGCACAGTACCCAgcgggaacgcaggaggtccgcccagtgaaagggggacatgcacggggTTATCCAACCATTAAGCGAGTGCGCAATAACCCACCTAACACCGAATActgtgagagtgcaactactccacaATGAAGGAGAACATGCAAGAATCCCGCACAGCATATCACGGACAGCCATGGGTCACGTGAGGGTGCAAATTTTTCGCCCATGGATGAGGAGGGCCGTGTATGGCCCGCAACACATCCGGCGAAAGAGCAGTATTCCACCCAGAAAGGGGCGgggtaatgcacacggccgtcaccgcatccagcaaaaatgcaagcaccccgccaaggatgcgggacatgcacatggccagcaacgcactggcGAGAAAACAACCACAGTCAGCGGTGTTGTGCGTATGCCGCCTGAGGAATTTCTCTCTCCTACGTCACTGGATACATGCTCATTGCTGGCAGcgattccagtgagtgcagcacaccacccaaggaaggggtcgtgcacatggccggcagcgaatccagtgatagTGCAGcaatccacctatggaaggagttcatgcacatggccggcagcaaatccagagagagtgcagcattccgcctatggacggaggtcatgcgtatggccggcaacgaatccagaaagtgcagcattccgcctatggaaggaggtcatgcacatggccggttcatgcatatggccggcagcgaatccagcgagagtgcagcgttctgcctatggacggaggtcatgcatatggccggcagcgaatccagagagagagagcgcagcagtcctcctttggacggaggtcatgcgtatgacCAGCAGCGAAGCCAGAGAGAGTGCAacattccacctatggaaggaggtcatgcataaggccgtagcgaacccagcgagagtgcagcattccgcctatggaaggaggtcatgcataaggccgtagcgaacccagcgagagtgcagcgttccgcctatggaaggaggtcatgcatatggccgtagcgaacccagcgagagtgcagcgttccgcctatggaaggaggtcatgcatatggccgtagcgaatccagcgagagtgcagcgttccgcctatggaagggggtcacgcatatggccgtagcaaatccagcgagagtgcagcgttccgcctatggaagggggtcgtgcacatggtcaGCATCGTATGCGGTAAAAGGGCAGTATTCCGCCTACagaaagggggtcatgcacaaggccagcccgcagccagagagagtgcagtatgccgcctataatggggggtcatgcacatggccagcaccgcgaCTGGAGAGGGCGACTAATTCTGCCTATAGAAAAA from Bufo gargarizans isolate SCDJY-AF-19 unplaced genomic scaffold, ASM1485885v1 original_scaffold_1046_pilon, whole genome shotgun sequence includes these protein-coding regions:
- the LOC122922903 gene encoding serine/threonine-protein kinase A-Raf-like, which produces MAAELKYHISNWWLSMDEANHPEQSEAAAGSLKCDEALRIAAATTSPEEGTPQTDSIVGSKSPPVEALRDQRTSSSDDKKKVKQLGYQDFNYYWEVDSSEVMLLKRIGTGSFGTVYKGKWHGDVAVKILKVINPTAEQIQAFKSEMQVLRKTRHVNILLFMGYMTKPYAIITQWCEWSSLYRLLHVIETRFDVFQLIDIARQTAQGMDYLHAKNIIHRDLKSNNVFLHEGLTVKIGDFGLATVKTRWSGSQQVKQPSGSILWMAPEVLMMQENSPYSFQSDVYAYGVVLYELMAGLLPYANINNRDQIIFMVGHGYLSPDLTQVSNASPKAMKRLLANCLKFKREERPLFPQILSSIELLQQALPKIERSVSEPSLHRAVNMQHIGTYKHLERQFLSLDWSFPAR